Proteins encoded within one genomic window of Posidoniimonas corsicana:
- a CDS encoding GNAT family N-acetyltransferase, with product MSSVDYSTTDAPSHDDLAIVDEGLGAANEQAAPLGEVRPLACFARSEGRVIAGAIGRTWGPACELQQLWVAPHRRRQGIASRLVREFEAAAARRGCTSVFLETFSFQAPELYLRLGYEVKHELTVYPHGVVRYTLLRELPAADPQAQ from the coding sequence ATGAGCAGCGTTGACTACAGCACCACGGACGCCCCGTCGCATGACGACCTTGCAATCGTCGACGAGGGCCTCGGCGCGGCGAACGAGCAGGCGGCCCCGCTGGGTGAGGTGCGACCGCTGGCCTGCTTCGCGCGGTCCGAGGGGCGGGTCATCGCCGGCGCGATCGGCCGCACGTGGGGCCCCGCCTGCGAGCTGCAGCAGCTGTGGGTCGCGCCGCATCGCCGCCGCCAGGGGATCGCGAGCCGGCTGGTCCGCGAGTTCGAAGCCGCCGCAGCACGACGCGGGTGCACGTCGGTGTTCCTCGAGACCTTCAGCTTCCAGGCGCCCGAGCTCTACCTGCGGCTAGGCTACGAAGTGAAGCACGAGCTGACGGTCTACCCCCACGGCGTGGTCCGGTACACGCTGCTGCGAGAGCTGCCTGCAGCAGATCCACAGGCTCAGTAG
- a CDS encoding LamG-like jellyroll fold domain-containing protein — protein MTQRLRSSVSNGAAPSGRRLSFESLEGRAMLSLTHLYTFNDGTANDSVGAAHGTLVNGASIVDQKLALQNSGISSGDDASVQHVQLPADILVGNDATIEVWYAAANSSNWSRVFDIGNQVGSSGDSYLFFTQQSGSGDSRAAMRTSAGSEVVVTTGTSDDGAQHMAAVVIGGGRLRLYMDGQEVGSSPLSGRTTANSINDTLNYLGRSLFDGDPGFTGLIDEVRIYDNALSSGEIAAHAAEGPAVDALPGDYDYNGVVDNEDHATWRLQFGMSGANLSADGNGDGVVDAADYTVWRDNLGAGQQDPADQQLHDESLSVGTLLNTTIELTGDAQLHITGTGNPISGSEIRLNSTDAWLFFPNLRPSEVNAELLSQIRVNGKAAFHGITVRVVQYELGAVVIPHGYDFQPLQAFTGPQFTGESASFGLYTYYNNPGALGVMQQDVSSFTLKRGYMATIGSDANARHSKVYVAQDFDLEVSLLPEEHDNEVQFIRVFPWRWVAKKGASDIGPETLDAAWFYNWNNSEDSSFDYEYVPIRQQRWWPGYPTDKPDVTHLLGFNEPDNPVEDAYQTLNNGSVDAAIAVWPELLATGLRVGSPAVTDGGKAWLYEFMDKAIAADLRVDYIAIHNYQANHSAASLQNWLRDIYDRYQLPIWITEFNNGANWTGGADPTYQQNAQWVADVTDMMDNTPWIERYSIYSRVEAVREMTYSDGSLTPAGQVYHDNASPVGFVQDVLAPGPTSGRGIAQYAFDGDALDDSGYGYNGHVAGFANYEGDRQQGVVLDLDGATNYVQLPEGVASGDEFTFAGWVNWDGGGNWQRIFDFGNDTSSYLFLTPSNGSSMRFAIKDGGGEQVVQTSPLPVGQWTHVAVTLGGGSARLYVNGTLAATNNSVTIRPSDFNPTRNYLGDSQFANDPLFNGRLNDVLVTDYALTGAQIAALMTNTPPAFAAASLTLGPATRNVAFSDSVAGLATDPDAGDSVTYAKANGPAWLTVSSTGVLSGTPTAANQGLQEFVIAATDSRGAVTYTVLTIPVQDATARGMAFSLPAEPSTDSGADTPAAIQTAAAPLPTGDPNLLLTLDPQADPAEDPWAALGEPAAADTDAGEWAPADLSAGELDTAFAGL, from the coding sequence ATGACGCAGCGGCTTCGCTCTTCGGTGTCCAACGGCGCCGCCCCCAGCGGGCGGCGGCTCTCCTTCGAGTCGCTCGAGGGCAGGGCCATGCTGAGCCTGACGCACCTCTACACGTTCAACGACGGCACGGCCAACGACTCGGTGGGCGCGGCGCACGGGACGCTGGTGAACGGCGCCAGCATCGTCGACCAGAAACTCGCGCTGCAGAACTCCGGGATCAGCAGCGGCGACGACGCGTCCGTGCAGCACGTGCAGCTGCCGGCGGACATCCTGGTCGGGAACGACGCGACGATCGAGGTTTGGTACGCGGCTGCCAACTCGTCCAACTGGTCGCGGGTGTTCGACATCGGCAACCAGGTCGGCAGCTCCGGCGACAGCTACCTGTTCTTCACTCAGCAGAGCGGCTCGGGCGACTCCCGCGCCGCGATGCGCACCAGCGCGGGGTCCGAGGTGGTGGTCACCACCGGGACCTCGGACGACGGCGCCCAGCACATGGCCGCGGTGGTGATCGGCGGCGGGCGGCTCCGGCTGTACATGGACGGGCAGGAGGTGGGGTCGTCGCCGCTTAGCGGCCGCACCACCGCCAACTCGATCAACGACACGCTGAACTACCTGGGCCGCTCGCTGTTCGACGGCGACCCGGGGTTCACCGGCCTGATCGACGAGGTCCGCATCTACGACAACGCGCTGTCGTCCGGCGAGATCGCCGCCCACGCGGCGGAGGGGCCCGCCGTTGACGCGCTGCCCGGCGACTACGACTACAACGGCGTCGTGGACAACGAGGACCACGCGACCTGGCGGCTGCAGTTCGGCATGTCCGGCGCCAACCTGTCGGCCGACGGCAACGGCGACGGCGTCGTGGACGCGGCCGACTACACCGTGTGGCGCGACAACCTGGGCGCCGGGCAGCAGGACCCGGCCGACCAGCAGCTGCACGACGAGTCGCTGTCGGTCGGGACGCTGCTGAACACCACGATCGAGCTCACCGGCGACGCCCAGCTCCACATCACCGGCACGGGGAACCCGATCAGCGGCAGCGAGATCCGCCTGAACTCCACGGACGCTTGGCTGTTCTTCCCGAACCTCAGGCCCTCGGAAGTCAACGCCGAGCTGCTCTCGCAGATCCGCGTCAACGGCAAGGCCGCGTTCCACGGCATCACGGTCCGCGTGGTGCAGTACGAGCTGGGCGCGGTGGTGATCCCCCACGGCTACGACTTCCAGCCGCTGCAGGCGTTCACCGGCCCGCAGTTCACCGGCGAGTCGGCGTCGTTCGGGCTGTACACCTACTACAACAACCCCGGCGCGCTGGGCGTGATGCAGCAGGACGTCAGCTCGTTCACGCTCAAGCGGGGCTACATGGCGACCATTGGCTCCGACGCCAACGCCCGGCACAGCAAGGTCTACGTGGCGCAGGACTTTGACCTCGAGGTGTCGCTGCTGCCCGAGGAGCACGACAACGAGGTGCAGTTCATCCGGGTGTTCCCGTGGCGCTGGGTGGCGAAGAAGGGAGCGTCGGACATCGGCCCCGAGACGCTCGACGCCGCCTGGTTCTACAACTGGAACAACAGCGAGGACTCGTCGTTCGACTACGAGTACGTGCCGATCCGCCAGCAGCGGTGGTGGCCGGGCTACCCGACCGACAAGCCGGACGTGACCCACCTGCTGGGCTTCAACGAGCCCGACAACCCGGTGGAGGACGCGTACCAGACCCTGAACAACGGCTCGGTCGACGCCGCGATCGCCGTCTGGCCCGAGCTGCTCGCCACCGGCCTCCGCGTCGGCTCGCCCGCCGTGACCGACGGCGGCAAGGCGTGGCTCTACGAGTTCATGGACAAGGCGATCGCCGCCGACCTGCGCGTCGACTACATCGCCATCCACAACTACCAGGCCAACCACTCCGCCGCGTCGTTGCAGAACTGGCTCCGGGACATCTACGACCGGTACCAGCTGCCGATCTGGATCACCGAGTTCAACAACGGCGCCAACTGGACCGGCGGCGCCGACCCCACCTACCAGCAGAACGCCCAGTGGGTGGCCGACGTCACGGACATGATGGACAACACGCCGTGGATCGAGCGGTACTCCATCTACAGCCGCGTCGAGGCCGTCCGCGAGATGACCTACTCCGACGGCAGCCTCACCCCGGCGGGCCAGGTGTACCACGACAACGCGTCGCCGGTCGGCTTCGTGCAGGACGTGCTCGCGCCCGGCCCAACGTCCGGCCGCGGCATCGCCCAGTACGCCTTCGACGGCGACGCGCTGGACGACTCGGGCTACGGCTACAACGGCCACGTCGCGGGGTTCGCCAACTACGAGGGCGACCGCCAGCAGGGCGTCGTGCTCGACCTGGACGGCGCCACGAACTACGTGCAGCTGCCCGAGGGCGTGGCCAGCGGCGACGAGTTCACCTTCGCCGGCTGGGTGAACTGGGACGGCGGCGGCAACTGGCAGCGGATCTTCGACTTCGGCAACGACACGTCGTCCTACCTGTTCCTGACGCCGTCCAACGGCTCGTCGATGCGGTTTGCCATCAAGGACGGCGGCGGCGAGCAGGTCGTGCAGACCAGCCCGCTGCCGGTCGGCCAGTGGACGCACGTGGCGGTGACCCTGGGCGGCGGCTCGGCCAGGCTGTACGTGAACGGTACGCTGGCGGCGACCAACAACTCCGTGACCATCCGGCCCAGCGACTTCAACCCGACCCGCAACTACCTGGGCGATTCCCAGTTCGCCAACGACCCCCTCTTCAACGGCCGGCTGAACGATGTGCTGGTCACCGACTACGCGCTGACCGGCGCCCAGATCGCCGCGCTGATGACCAACACGCCGCCCGCGTTCGCGGCCGCGTCCCTGACGCTCGGCCCGGCCACTCGGAACGTGGCGTTCTCCGATTCGGTGGCCGGCCTGGCGACCGACCCGGACGCCGGCGACTCGGTCACCTACGCCAAGGCCAACGGCCCCGCGTGGCTGACGGTCTCCTCGACCGGCGTGCTCTCGGGGACCCCGACCGCCGCCAACCAGGGCCTGCAAGAGTTCGTCATCGCGGCGACCGACTCGCGCGGCGCGGTGACCTACACCGTTCTCACGATCCCGGTGCAGGACGCGACCGCGCGGGGCATGGCGTTCTCGCTGCCGGCGGAGCCATCCACCGACAGCGGCGCCGACACGCCCGCGGCCATCCAGACCGCCGCCGCGCCGCTGCCGACCGGCGACCCGAATCTCCTGCTGACGCTCGACCCGCAGGCCGACCCGGCAGAAGACCCGTGGGCGGCTCTCGGCGAGCCCGCCGCCGCCGACACAGACGCCGGCGAGTGGGCGCCCGCCGACCTCAGCGCCGGCGAACTCGACACCGCCTTCGCCGGGCTGTGA
- a CDS encoding 6-phosphofructokinase, with protein MASQQCIGVLTSGGDCPGLNAAIRGLGKAAVDQYEMSVIGFRDGFRGLALDRILRITADQLSGILTDGGTLLGASRDKPHKMPIGDRTEDMTDAIVKTYERHGLDCVVCIGGGGTQKNALRLQEAGLNVVSLPKTIDNDIGLTDVSFGFDTALGIATEAIDRLHSTATSHHRIIVVELMGHRAGWLALGAGIAGGADVILIPEIPYSIEYVAEAINARARRGKRFSIVAVAEGTMTVEQAKTIDELAAAKSSAETKEEKKKASQQLEDFHKEHVDHTLKLTHQLEEMTGLESRLTILGHLQRGGTPSAADRLLATRLGTACAELLHARKYGYMVAARGDGSEAVPIIEVAGNKKLVPPDHPWVRAARSVGTSMGDA; from the coding sequence ATGGCGAGCCAGCAGTGCATCGGAGTCCTCACCAGCGGCGGCGACTGCCCCGGGCTTAACGCCGCGATCCGCGGGCTCGGCAAGGCCGCGGTCGACCAGTACGAGATGTCGGTCATCGGCTTCAGGGACGGCTTCCGCGGCCTGGCCCTGGACCGCATCCTGCGGATCACTGCGGACCAGCTCTCGGGCATCCTGACCGACGGCGGCACGCTGCTGGGCGCCAGCCGCGACAAGCCCCACAAGATGCCCATCGGCGACCGCACCGAGGACATGACCGACGCCATCGTCAAGACGTACGAGCGGCACGGCCTGGACTGCGTGGTCTGCATCGGCGGCGGCGGCACGCAGAAGAACGCGCTGCGGCTGCAGGAGGCGGGCCTCAACGTGGTGTCGCTCCCCAAGACCATCGACAACGACATCGGCCTGACCGACGTGTCGTTCGGATTCGACACGGCGCTCGGCATCGCCACCGAGGCGATCGACCGACTGCACTCCACCGCCACCAGCCACCACCGCATCATCGTGGTCGAGCTGATGGGCCACCGCGCCGGCTGGCTGGCGCTCGGCGCCGGCATCGCCGGCGGCGCCGACGTGATCCTGATCCCCGAGATCCCCTACTCGATCGAGTACGTCGCCGAGGCGATCAACGCCCGTGCGCGGCGTGGCAAGCGGTTTAGCATCGTCGCGGTGGCCGAGGGCACGATGACCGTCGAGCAGGCCAAGACCATCGACGAGCTGGCCGCCGCGAAGAGCAGCGCCGAGACCAAAGAAGAAAAGAAGAAAGCCTCGCAGCAGCTCGAGGACTTCCACAAGGAGCACGTGGACCACACGCTCAAGCTGACGCACCAGTTGGAGGAGATGACCGGCCTGGAGTCGCGGCTCACCATCCTGGGCCACCTGCAGCGGGGCGGCACCCCCTCGGCCGCCGACCGGCTGCTGGCCACCAGGCTGGGAACCGCGTGCGCCGAGCTGCTGCACGCACGCAAGTACGGCTACATGGTGGCCGCCCGGGGCGACGGCTCCGAGGCCGTGCCGATCATCGAGGTCGCCGGCAACAAGAAACTGGTCCCGCCCGACCACCCCTGGGTCCGCGCCGCGAGGAGCGTCGGCACCAGCATGGGCGACGCGTAG
- a CDS encoding acyltransferase family protein, with protein MANADPKQRLQALDVMRGATILAMILVNNPGTWGAIYDPLEHAAWHGWTPTDLIFPFFLFMVGVAMAYAFRKYEKQGPTPVTVGMAMDYAFRKYKPTEQPAVRPDWPRILRRTLTLIALGLLLNAYGSLLGAALGRGEFSLQTLRLPGVLQRIGLAYFGGAVVVLLLKPWLRVVVGLAMLLGYAALLMYLPAAADYAERFSPEGNVTRAVDIAVLGKDHMYTRATSEPTEPEGLLSTLPSIVTVLLGYAVGKFLQWGPIGAGRLAALALIGAVLTAAGVGWDAWFPEFGGVPINKKLWTSSFVLLTAGLGTLTLTVILALFDWLGARSKAMQVIATAFTAVGVNAITAFVLASLTAATLARLRIGDLSVHGWLYQHLFVEHLGPGEAASLAMAVATVLFWWSVMLVFYRLKWVVRV; from the coding sequence ATGGCCAACGCCGACCCCAAGCAACGCCTGCAGGCCCTCGACGTCATGCGGGGCGCCACCATCCTGGCGATGATCCTGGTCAACAACCCGGGCACGTGGGGCGCCATCTACGACCCGCTGGAGCACGCCGCGTGGCACGGCTGGACGCCGACCGACCTGATCTTCCCGTTCTTCTTGTTCATGGTTGGCGTGGCGATGGCCTACGCCTTCCGGAAGTATGAGAAGCAGGGGCCAACGCCGGTCACCGTCGGCATGGCGATGGACTACGCCTTCCGCAAGTACAAGCCGACCGAGCAGCCGGCGGTCAGGCCGGACTGGCCGCGGATCTTGCGGCGGACGCTCACGCTGATCGCGCTGGGCCTGCTGCTCAACGCGTACGGCAGCCTGCTGGGCGCCGCGCTGGGGCGGGGCGAGTTCAGCCTCCAGACGCTCCGCCTGCCGGGCGTGCTGCAGCGGATCGGGCTGGCGTACTTCGGCGGCGCGGTGGTGGTGCTGCTGCTCAAGCCGTGGCTCCGCGTCGTCGTGGGCCTGGCGATGCTGCTGGGCTACGCGGCGCTCTTGATGTACCTGCCGGCGGCCGCGGACTACGCCGAGCGGTTCTCGCCCGAGGGCAACGTGACCCGCGCCGTCGACATCGCCGTGCTGGGCAAGGACCACATGTACACCCGCGCGACCAGCGAGCCGACCGAGCCCGAGGGCCTGCTGAGCACGCTGCCGTCGATCGTCACGGTGCTGCTCGGCTACGCGGTAGGCAAGTTCCTGCAGTGGGGGCCGATCGGCGCGGGGCGGCTGGCGGCGCTGGCGCTCATCGGCGCCGTGCTGACCGCGGCCGGCGTGGGCTGGGACGCCTGGTTCCCCGAGTTCGGCGGCGTGCCGATCAACAAGAAGCTGTGGACCAGCAGCTTCGTGCTGCTGACCGCCGGTTTGGGCACGCTGACGCTCACTGTCATCCTGGCGTTGTTCGACTGGCTCGGCGCCCGATCAAAGGCGATGCAGGTCATCGCGACCGCGTTCACCGCGGTCGGCGTGAACGCGATCACCGCGTTCGTGCTGGCTTCGCTGACAGCCGCCACCCTCGCCCGGCTCCGCATCGGCGACCTCAGCGTGCACGGCTGGCTGTACCAGCACCTGTTCGTCGAGCACCTCGGCCCCGGCGAGGCGGCGTCGCTCGCCATGGCGGTCGCCACCGTGCTGTTCTGGTGGTCGGTGATGCTGGTGTTCTACCGCCTGAAGTGGGTGGTGCGGGTGTAG
- a CDS encoding DUF6960 family protein, with protein sequence MDEAANPPPLKLTPKYGYYPHWPQDGDDWVHPEDVALARSHFPSQRIWRRDEESGAYHTIRYGDLTLRVKSALWQEVAKPDYEIGDLVEVRTRLMRNEAHTGRVAEVQWDDYQGQVVYHIQENDRHLPNKYTSADLKPVDPAEGREFSRLPSDTPEATEGVDELTEGLPKDDKFGGPWV encoded by the coding sequence ATGGACGAAGCCGCCAATCCACCGCCACTCAAGCTCACCCCCAAGTACGGCTACTACCCGCACTGGCCGCAGGACGGGGACGACTGGGTCCACCCCGAGGACGTCGCGCTAGCGCGGTCGCATTTCCCCAGCCAGCGGATCTGGCGCCGCGACGAGGAGTCGGGCGCCTACCACACGATCCGCTACGGAGACTTGACGCTGCGGGTCAAGTCGGCCCTGTGGCAGGAGGTTGCCAAGCCGGACTACGAGATCGGCGACCTGGTCGAGGTCCGCACCCGGCTGATGCGCAACGAGGCCCACACCGGCCGCGTCGCCGAGGTGCAGTGGGACGACTACCAGGGCCAGGTCGTCTACCACATCCAGGAGAACGACCGCCACCTCCCCAACAAGTACACGTCCGCCGACCTCAAGCCGGTCGACCCGGCCGAGGGCCGCGAGTTCAGCCGCCTCCCCTCCGACACGCCCGAGGCGACCGAGGGCGTCGACGAGCTGACCGAGGGGCTGCCGAAGGACGACAAGTTCGGCGGGCCCTGGGTGTAG
- a CDS encoding pectate lyase codes for MRWPHSVCTRVALALLLFLQLTNIAVAEPPSRAQTLAAIKSAARYFRGTHALHGGCVYHYSLDTQQRWGEGPAGESLVWVEPPSTPSVGLAMLRAFRATGDKFYLDAARETAGAMVNGQMATGGWPRAFDIAGRMRGEPFSGARDRTEGRSSLDDGQTQTAIRFMARADQAFGFADKPVHDASRRALAALLTAQFPNGAFPQVWSGPVEPHPVVPAGYPDYDWRTEHRVKEYWDLYTLNDNVCGYAAQALAAAHEVYGEPDYEAALRKLGDFLILAQMPAPQRGWAQQYNYQMRPVWARAFEPPAIASDETQEAIETLLLIHRVTGDDKYLAPIPAALDYLESSVLPDGRLSRYYELRTNRPLYMQRNGRQYTLTYNDDRLPSHYAWKIPSRLESLRKKHERAASGDGPPQPNPAALAERARRVIGELDDQGRWVSVNSGGRHKGQPEFAAGERYVSSGAFCENIGVLCDYLQAM; via the coding sequence ATGCGCTGGCCCCACTCCGTGTGCACCCGCGTCGCGCTTGCACTGCTCCTCTTTCTGCAGCTCACGAACATTGCTGTGGCCGAACCGCCCAGCCGCGCCCAGACGCTTGCCGCCATCAAGTCGGCGGCGCGGTACTTCCGTGGCACGCACGCGCTGCACGGCGGGTGCGTGTACCACTACTCGCTCGACACGCAGCAGCGGTGGGGCGAGGGGCCGGCCGGCGAGTCGCTCGTCTGGGTCGAGCCACCCAGCACGCCGAGCGTAGGGCTGGCGATGCTCCGCGCGTTTCGCGCTACCGGTGACAAGTTCTACCTCGATGCCGCCCGCGAGACCGCCGGCGCGATGGTCAACGGGCAGATGGCCACCGGCGGGTGGCCCCGCGCGTTCGACATCGCCGGGCGGATGCGCGGCGAGCCGTTCTCCGGGGCGCGCGACCGGACCGAGGGCCGCTCGTCGCTCGACGACGGGCAGACCCAGACCGCCATCCGCTTCATGGCCCGCGCCGACCAGGCGTTCGGCTTCGCCGACAAGCCGGTCCACGACGCCTCGCGGCGGGCGTTGGCCGCGCTGCTCACGGCCCAGTTCCCCAACGGCGCGTTCCCCCAGGTGTGGAGCGGGCCGGTCGAGCCGCACCCGGTCGTCCCGGCCGGCTACCCGGACTACGACTGGCGCACCGAGCACCGCGTCAAGGAGTACTGGGACCTCTACACGCTGAACGACAACGTGTGCGGCTACGCCGCCCAGGCGCTGGCCGCCGCCCACGAGGTCTATGGCGAGCCCGACTACGAGGCCGCGCTCCGCAAGCTAGGCGACTTCCTGATCCTCGCCCAGATGCCGGCGCCGCAGCGTGGCTGGGCCCAGCAGTACAACTACCAGATGCGGCCCGTCTGGGCCCGCGCGTTCGAGCCCCCCGCCATCGCCAGCGACGAAACGCAAGAAGCGATCGAGACGCTGCTGCTGATCCACCGCGTCACCGGCGACGACAAGTACCTGGCGCCCATCCCCGCGGCGCTCGACTACCTCGAGTCGTCGGTGCTGCCGGACGGGCGCCTGTCGCGCTACTACGAGCTGCGCACCAACCGCCCGCTGTACATGCAGCGCAACGGCCGGCAGTACACGCTGACCTACAACGACGACCGGCTGCCCAGCCACTACGCGTGGAAGATCCCGTCGCGGCTCGAGTCGCTGCGGAAGAAGCACGAACGCGCCGCGTCGGGCGACGGCCCGCCCCAACCCAACCCCGCCGCGCTGGCGGAGCGGGCGCGGCGGGTCATCGGCGAGCTCGACGACCAGGGCCGGTGGGTGAGCGTCAACAGCGGCGGCCGCCACAAGGGCCAGCCGGAGTTTGCCGCCGGCGAGCGGTACGTATCGAGCGGCGCGTTCTGCGAGAACATCGGCGTGCTGTGTGATTACCTGCAGGCCATGTAG